In a single window of the Antedon mediterranea chromosome 1, ecAntMedi1.1, whole genome shotgun sequence genome:
- the LOC140050310 gene encoding hyalin-like: MNILNLIVDATAELQSETTNSTMENDATTDFQKESSISTIVNDCVENIYLNSNDVINITSPNYHDNYDNNENCEWIVESPQNTGILLTFYDIELESCCDFLIITYVDVNGDTLLIEWNSNNSLLVTTHLNLTFQTDLSVVNRGFALGLKIINIDQEAPDIINCPMDLTVNTSVEAFAINVTWVEPTATDNSGETPVPVADYTSGDNMFEIGNTTIQYNVSDSAGNFNDSCTFVIHVEDKISPMIDCPANVTSNNYIGEGYGLVNVSTDIGSPNATVTWDPPETSDNSGGLVTVMSSSFESGDMIPIGTNTITYIATDPSGNRDTCVFGIKVEDNEDPVLVCPPNITTTTADDSNQALNVSWTDPIVIDNSGEDIKPTSKYYPGNNEFDIGRTDVIYDSVDSSRNSATCTFTVTVIDQEAPDIFNCPMDLIVDTATGEAFAINVTWVEPTATDNSDETPIPVSDYTSGDMFALGNTTVQYNVSDSAGNFNDSCSFFVTVKDLETPSFNGTCPSSPLEVPTDPPTGNRLIGEMFATVIWTIPSATDNVGVVMVTNNSYPGSPVYFNISSDYDMNVAYAAQDAAGNVAICSFLVKVVDEEPPVFYTCDNSTVYINNTAGENFAPYAWMEPANADNILVDSERSTPNFAPGQDFTVGENYIIYINYDTSGNQNSCNFTLVVVDIEDPAIANCPNNTASITDNGKNYSNITWTLEPTATDNDGVVSFEKTHNSGDLFYLGVTTVNYTAVDPSGNVAICLFNITLTDTESPTLDCVSNVTVYTDLNSATANVSWPIPETTDNSGLELTLTSNYEPYTLFDIGTTLVMYTSTDTSDNGETCTFNVTVIDNEDPVFDCPDNIMAYTDESQYYSTVYWNMSVTDNSGNVTYNCTSESGDQFDALWPIIQQNVSCMAQDPSGNDASCFFTVTVEDNENPNITCPSDFNKSTDNGKPTAWIQWDPNRNRLKL; encoded by the exons atgcaacaacggacttTCAAAAAGAGAGTAGTATCTCAACGATAGTAAATG ATTGTGTTGAAAATATTTATCTAAACAGTAATGATGTTATCAACATAACTTCTCCAAATTATCATGACAACTACGATAACAATGAAAACTGCGAATGGATCGTAGAAAGCCCTCAAAATACTGGAATTCTACTCACGTTTTATGATATAGAGCTAGAGAGCTGTTGTGACTTTTTGATTATAACCTATGTTGACGTCAATGGCGATACATTACTTATAGAGTGGAATAGTAACAACTCTCTTTTGGTTACAACACACTTGAATTTAACTTTTCAAACTGACTTGTCAGTTGTTAACAGAGGGTTTGCTCTAGGACTGAAGATTATTAACATAG ATCAAGAAGCTCCAGATATTATCAATTGTCCGATGGATTTGACAGTTAACACGTCTGTTGAGGCATTTGCAATCAATGTCACATGGGTTGAACCTACAGCTACTGATAACTCTGGAGAGACTCCTGTACCAGTAGCAGACTACACTTCTGGTGATAATATGTTTGAAATTGGGAACACAACAATCCAGTACAATGTCTCAGATTCAGCTGGTAACTTTAATGATAGCTGCACTTTTGTTATCCATGTTGAAG ATAAGATAAGTCCAATGATTGACTGCCCAGCAAATGTCACTTCTAACAATTACATCGGAGAAGGGTATGGACTAGTAAATGTCAGCACAGATATAGGAAGTCCAAATGCCACTGTTACCTGGGATCCTCCTGAGACAAGTGACAATAGTGGTGGACTTGTGACTGTAATGTCCTCATCTTTTGAGTCTGGTGACATGATACCAATTGGTACTAACACAATCACATATATAGCAACTGATCCTTCTGGTAATAGGGACACCTGTGTCTTTGGCATCAAGGTTGAAG ACAATGAGGATCCTGTCTTGGTTTGTCCACCTAATATTACAACTACTACAGCAGATGATTCAAATCAAGCACTCAATGTCAGCTGGACTGATCCAATAGTAATTGACAATTCTGGTGAAGATATAAAACCAACGTCCAAGTACTATCCTGGAAATAATGAATTCGATATTGGTAGAACTGATGTTATATATGATTCAGTTGATAGTTCACGCAATTCAGCAACTTGTACCTTTACTGTAACTGTTATTG ATCAAGAAGCTCCAGATATTTTCAATTGCCCAATGGATTTGATTGTTGACACAGCAACTGGTGAGGCATTTGCCATCAATGTCACATGGGTTGAACCGACAGCTACTGACAACTCTGATGAGACTCCTATACCAGTATCAGACTACACTTCTGGTGATATGTTTGCACTTGGTAACACAACAGTCCAGTACAATGTCTCAGATTCAGCTGGTAACTTTAATGATAGCTGTAGTTTTTTCGTCACTGTTAAAG ATTTGGAGACACCATCTTTTAATGGTACATGCCCATCCAGTCCTTTGGAGGTACCAACTGATCCTCCAACCGGCAACAGACTCATTGGGGAAATGTTTGCAACTGTGATCTGGACAATTCCATCAGCAACTGATAATGTAGGTGTTGTCATGGTTACAAACAACAGCTACCCTGGATCTCCAGTATATTTCAATATATCTTCTGATTATGACATGAATGTGGCATATGCTGCACAAGATGCAGCAGGCAATGTGGCGATATGTTCATTTTTAGTAAAAGTTGTGg acGAAGAACCTCCTGTCTTCTATACTTGTGACAACTCAACTGTTTATATCAACAACACTGCTGGTGAAAACTTTGCACCATACGCATGGATGGAGCCAGCTAATGCTGACAACATTTTAGTAGATTCAGAGAGATCAACACCTAATTTTGCACCAGGTCAAGACTTTACCGTCGgagaaaattatattatttatataaactaTGATACATCAGGAAACCAAAACAGTTGTAACTTTACACTTGTGGTTGTAG ATATTGAAGATCCAGCTATTGCCAATTGTCCAAACAATACTGCAAGCATAACAGATAATGGCaaaaattacagtaatattacCTGGACTCTGGAGCCTACAGCTACAGATAATGATGGTGTTGTAAGTTTTGAAAAGACACATAATTCAGGAGATTTATTCTATCTTGGTGTTACAACTGTTAACTATACTGCTGTTGACCCTTCCGGAAATGTAGCCATATGTTTATTCAATATTACCCTTACAG ATACAGAGTCTCCTACTTTGGACTGTGTGTCCAATGTGACTGTATACACCGATTTAAATTCAGCAACAGCTAATGTATCCTGGCCAATACCAGAAACAACAGACAACAGTGGTTTAGAACTTACATTAACCTCTAACTATGAACCATATACACTGTTTGATATTGGAACAACTCTTGTAATGTACACATCAACAGATACATCAGATAATGGAGAAACTTGCACGTTTAATGTAACTGTAATTG ATAATGAAGATCCAGTATTTGATTGTCCTGACAACATTATGGCATATACAGATGAGTCACAATATTATTCAACTGTGTATTGGAATATGTCAGTTACTGATAATTCAGGTAATGTTACATATAATTGTACAAGTGAATCTGGTGACCAGTTTGATGCTCTTTGGCCAATTATACAACAAAATGTAAGCTGTATGGCACAGGATCCATCAGGAAATGACGCATCTTGCTTTTTCACCGTAACGGTCGAAG ATAATGAGAATCCAAATATAACATGTCCCAGTGATTTCAACAAGTCAACAGATAATGGAAAACCAACAGCTTGGATTCAATGGGAT CCTAACAGGAACAGGCTCAAGTTATAA
- the LOC140050316 gene encoding hyalin-like, translated as MNILNLIVDATAELQSETTNSTMENDATTDFQKESSISTIVNDCVENIYLNSNDVINITSPNYHDNYDNNENCEWIVESPQNTGILLTFYDIELESCCDFLIITYVDVNGDTLLIEWNSNNSLLVTTHLNLTFQTDLSVVNRGFALGLKIINIDQEAPDIINCPMDLTVNTSVEAFAINVTWVEPTATDNSGETPVPVADYTSGDNMFEIGNTTIQYNVSDSAGNFNDSCTFVIHVEDKISPMIDCPANVTSNNYIGEGYGLVNVSTDIGSPNATVTWDPPETSDNSGGLVTVMSSSFESGDMIPIGTNTITYIATDPSGNRDTCVFGIKVEDNEDPVLVCPPNITTTTADDSNQALNVSWTDPIVIDNSGEDIKPTSKYYPGNNEFDIGRTDVIYDSVDSSRNSATCTFTVTVIDQEAPDIFNCPMDLIVDTATGEAFAINVTWVEPTATDNSDETPIPVSDYTSGDMFALGNTTVQYNVSDSAGNFNDSCSFFVTVKDLETPSFNGTCPSSPLEVPTDPPTGNRLIGEMFATVIWTIPSATDNVGVVMVTNNSYPGSPVYFNISSDYDMNVAYAAQDAAGNVAICSFLVKVVDEEPPVFYTCDNSTVYINNTAGENFAPYAWMEPANADNILVDSERSTPNFAPGQDFTVGENYIIYINYDTSGNQNSCNFTLVVVDIEDPAIANCPNNTASITDNGKNYSNITWTLEPTATDNDGVVSFEKTHNSGDLFYLGVTTVNYTAVDPSGNVAICLFNITLTVL; from the exons atgcaacaacggacttTCAAAAAGAGAGTAGTATCTCAACGATAGTAAATG ATTGTGTTGAAAATATTTATCTAAACAGTAATGATGTTATCAACATAACTTCTCCAAATTATCATGACAACTACGATAACAATGAAAACTGCGAATGGATCGTAGAAAGCCCTCAAAATACTGGAATTCTACTCACGTTTTATGATATAGAGCTAGAGAGCTGTTGTGACTTTTTGATTATAACCTATGTTGACGTCAATGGCGATACATTACTTATAGAGTGGAATAGTAACAACTCTCTTTTGGTTACAACACACTTGAATTTAACTTTTCAAACTGACTTGTCAGTTGTTAACAGAGGGTTTGCTCTAGGACTGAAGATTATTAACATAG ATCAAGAAGCTCCAGATATTATCAATTGTCCGATGGATTTGACAGTTAACACGTCTGTTGAGGCATTTGCAATCAATGTCACATGGGTTGAACCTACAGCTACTGATAACTCTGGAGAGACTCCTGTACCAGTAGCAGACTACACTTCTGGTGATAATATGTTTGAAATTGGGAACACAACAATCCAGTACAATGTCTCAGATTCAGCTGGTAACTTTAATGATAGCTGCACTTTTGTTATCCATGTTGAAG ATAAGATAAGTCCAATGATTGACTGCCCAGCAAATGTCACTTCTAACAATTACATCGGAGAAGGGTATGGACTAGTAAATGTCAGCACAGATATAGGAAGTCCAAATGCCACTGTTACCTGGGATCCTCCTGAGACAAGTGACAATAGTGGTGGACTTGTGACTGTAATGTCCTCATCTTTTGAGTCTGGTGACATGATACCAATTGGTACTAACACAATCACATATATAGCAACTGATCCTTCTGGTAATAGGGACACCTGTGTCTTTGGCATCAAGGTTGAAG ACAATGAGGATCCTGTCTTGGTTTGTCCACCTAATATTACAACTACTACAGCAGATGATTCAAATCAAGCACTCAATGTCAGCTGGACTGATCCAATAGTAATTGACAATTCTGGTGAAGATATAAAACCAACGTCCAAGTACTATCCTGGAAATAATGAATTCGATATTGGTAGAACTGATGTTATATATGATTCAGTTGATAGTTCACGCAATTCAGCAACTTGTACCTTTACTGTAACTGTTATTG ATCAAGAAGCTCCAGATATTTTCAATTGCCCAATGGATTTGATTGTTGACACAGCAACTGGTGAGGCATTTGCCATCAATGTCACATGGGTTGAACCGACAGCTACTGACAACTCTGATGAGACTCCTATACCAGTATCAGACTACACTTCTGGTGATATGTTTGCACTTGGTAACACAACAGTCCAGTACAATGTCTCAGATTCAGCTGGTAACTTTAATGATAGCTGTAGTTTTTTCGTCACTGTTAAAG ATTTGGAGACACCATCTTTTAATGGTACATGCCCATCCAGTCCTTTGGAGGTACCAACTGATCCTCCAACCGGCAACAGACTCATTGGGGAAATGTTTGCAACTGTGATCTGGACAATTCCATCAGCAACTGATAATGTAGGTGTTGTCATGGTTACAAACAACAGCTACCCTGGATCTCCAGTATATTTCAATATATCTTCTGATTATGACATGAATGTGGCATATGCTGCACAAGATGCAGCAGGCAATGTGGCGATATGTTCATTTTTAGTAAAAGTTGTGg acGAAGAACCTCCTGTCTTCTATACTTGTGACAACTCAACTGTTTATATCAACAACACTGCTGGTGAAAACTTTGCACCATACGCATGGATGGAGCCAGCTAATGCTGACAACATTTTAGTAGATTCAGAGAGATCAACACCTAATTTTGCACCAGGTCAAGACTTTACCGTCGgagaaaattatattatttatataaactaTGATACATCAGGAAACCAAAACAGTTGTAACTTTACACTTGTGGTTGTAG ATATTGAAGATCCAGCTATTGCCAATTGTCCAAACAATACTGCAAGCATAACAGATAATGGCaaaaattacagtaatattacCTGGACTCTGGAGCCTACAGCTACAGATAATGATGGTGTTGTAAGTTTTGAAAAGACACATAATTCAGGAGATTTATTCTATCTTGGTGTTACAACTGTTAACTATACTGCTGTTGACCCTTCCGGAAATGTAGCCATATGTTTATTCAATATTACCCTTACAG TTTTATAA